The following are encoded together in the Oreochromis aureus strain Israel breed Guangdong linkage group 18, ZZ_aureus, whole genome shotgun sequence genome:
- the LOC120434119 gene encoding complement factor H-like produces the protein MCLKTLGFVLVLFPGLLQAQGCDPPRLVHGNFLPRQETYSDRTTITYSCDNGYKPVVEGWWATSTCERGKWSHEPQCIDESSCLPPTIPNGKYPENSNGWYEAGSILTITCNGGFEHQNQITTTTCGNGKWSSAPVCERSMSACSAPPKIPHAVIIHGYQEVFAAGSEVQYECEDGYTAEGAHNKKSVCTQGSWTAVPTCTNFCAVNTDDNPEYISVGTVYIENGEEKRVECVKPHSWSLEQYSKVRCINGRVEATKCRNKVEHAAASVFDSD, from the exons atgtgtCTCAAGACTCTTGGATTTGTCCTCGTTTTGTTTCCTGGATTGCTTCAAG cACAGGGTTGTGATCCTCCCAGACTGGTTCATGGTAACTTTCTCCCCAGACAAGAGACTTACTCTGACAGAACCACGATCACTTATTCCTGTGATAACGGATATAAACCTGTAGTGGAGGGTTGGTGGGCAACCAGTACCTGTGAACGTGGGAAATGGTCTCATGAACCGCAATGTATAG ATGAAAGCAGCTGCCTTCCACCAACTATTCCCAATGGAAAGTACCCTGAAAACTCAAACGGCTGGTATGAGGCTGGAAGTATACTAACGATAACATGCAATGGAGGATTTGAGCACCAAAACCAGATCACCACCACTACCTGTGGAAATGGAAAATGGTCCTCTGCACCAGTCTGTGAGA gaaGTATGAGTGCATGCAGTGCACCTCCTAAAATCCCCCATGCAGTCATCATTCATGGATACCAGGAGGTGTTTGCTGCAGGTTCAGAAGTGCAGTATGAGTGTGAAGACGGATACACTGCAGAGGGAGCACACAACAAAAAATCTGTTTGTACACAAGGAAGCTGGACAGCAGTGCCAACATGCA CTAACTTCTGTGCTGTCAACACCGATGACAATCCTGAATACATATCTGTGGGAACTGTGTACATAGAAAATGGTGAGGAAAAGAGAGTGGAGTGTGTGAAACCACACAGCTGGTCATTGGAACAATATTCTAAGGTTCGGTGTATCAATGGAAGAGTGGAGGCAACTAAAT GTCGTAACAAGGTGGAGCATGCAGCG GCAAGTGTATTCGACTCTGACTAA
- the LOC116332003 gene encoding complement factor H-like has protein sequence MCLRSLGFVLILFPGVLLAQRCDAPRLHGYFIPEQETYSDRAIITYSCDNGYKPVVEGWWATSTCERGKWSHEPQCIDESSCLPPTIPNGKYPENSNGWYEDGSRLRITCDGGFEHQNQMNTTTCGNGKWSSAPVCERSMSACSAPPKIPHAVIIHGYQEVFAAGSEVQYECEDGYTAHTEKSVCIQGNWAAVPTCKIETRPGGEHTESTVTETEDGDSASAGSEIQPGHGGSSNERDTRLHYTRIQNCGNFPVIENAVAQQTSQYSLIYRCQRLYRLVGPETVKCISSGMWSDLPECRANFCAVNTDDNPEYISVGTVYIENGEEKRVDCVKPSRFSLEHYSKVRCINGRMEATKCRNKVEHAAASLFNSD, from the exons ATGTGTCTCAGGTCTCTTGGATTTGTCCTGATTTTGTTTCCTGGAGTGCTTCTTG cACAGCGCTGTGACGCTCCCAGGCTTCATGGTTATTTTATCCCTGAACAAGAGACTTATTCTGACAGAGCCATTATAACTTATTCCTGTGATAACGGATATAAACCTGTAGTGGAGGGTTGGTGGGCAACCAGTACCTGTGAACGTGGGAAATGGTCGCATGAACCGCAATGCATAG ATGAAAGCAGCTGCCTTCCACCAACTATTCCCAATGGAAAGTACCCTGAAAACTCAAACGGCTGGTATGAGGATGGAAGTAGACTAAGGATAACATGTGATGGAGGATTTGAGCACCAAAACCAGATGAACACCACTACCTGTGGAAATGGAAAATGGTCCTCTGCACCAGTCTGTGAGA gAAGTATGAGTGCATGCAGTGCACCTCCTAAAATCCCCCATGCAGTCATCATTCATGGATACCAGGAGGTGTTTGCAGCAGGTTCAGAAGTGCAGTATGAGTGTGAAGACGGATACACTGCACACACCGAGAAATCTGTTTGTATACAGGGAAACTGGGCAGCAGTGCCAACATGCA aGATAGAAACCAGACCAGGTGGTGAACATACTGAATCCACGGTTACAGAAACAGAAGACGGAGACAGTGCATCTGCTGGCAGTGAGATACAGCCAGGACATGGAG GATCTTCAAATGAGAGAGACACACGTCTTCATTATACAAGAA ttcaaaATTGTGGAAACTTCCCTGTTATTGAAAATGCTGTTgctcagcaaacttcacaatacTCTTTGATATACCGATGCCAACGTTTGTACAGATTAGTGGGTCCAGAAACAGTGAAGTGTATCAGCAGTGGCATGTGGTCAGACTTACCTGAGTGCAGAG CTAACTTCTGTGCTGTCAACACCGATGACAATCCTGAATACATATCTGTGGGAACTGTGTACATAGAAAATGGTGAGGAAAAGAGAGTGGATTGTGTGAAACCGAGCAGATTCTCGTTGGAACATTATTCTAAGGTTCGGTGCATCAATGGAAGAATGGAGGCAACTAAAT GTCGTAACAAGGTGGAGCATGCAGCG GCAAGTCTATTCAACTCTGACTAA